The Chitinophagales bacterium genomic sequence AACCTGCTGCGGCAGACAACGGGCTTTCAATCGGGTGTGCTTATTACGGCTGGTTAGAGGTACTAAAAAAAGAAAAACAACAACATATCGGTAGCACCTACTTTGGCAAGTCATACCCTGAGGAAGAGGCACAAAATGCGATCAACAAGTACACTGCGATATTTAAGGTATCCGGAATAAATATTATCCATCCCGACAATGTAGCTGCGCAAACAGCGCAATACCTCGCTAAGGGTAAGATAGTTGCCTGGTATCAAAATGGAGCCGAATTTGGCCCACGGGCGTTGGGCAACAGGAGCATTCTTGCGGACCCGGGGCTACCGGAAGTACAGGCATTTATCAACAGGGAAATAAAGTTCAGGGAAGACTTCAGGCCATTTGCCCCTTCTGTTCTGGCAGAAGATGTCACCAAGTATTTCAGGTATGCCTATGAAAGCCCGTATATGATATTGGTAGACGAAGTATTACCGGAATACCGGGAACTACTGCCCGGAGTAACACATGCTGATAACAGCGCACGTGTACAAACTGTAACACGCAGCATGAATCCTGAATACTATGCGTTGTTACAAGCTTTCAAAGCAGAAAGCGGAATAGGTATATTGCTGAATACGTCGTTCAATAAAAGACGACAGCCAATAGTAGAAACCCCGGAACAAGCTATAGAGCTATTCCTTGAAACGGCGTTGGATATATTGGTAATCGGGAACTTAGTGCTACAGAAAAAGGATGTTTAGCATCAGGACTCTTTACGTGCCATCGCTTCATGGCTAAAGTAACGGGTCCTGAACTGGAGCAAATACCCACTTACTAATAACAAAGTAAATACCTCTGCCAGTGAACGGAACAACCAGACCCCATCAAGTCCGAACATACCCGGCAATAGCGCAAGTATCAGTTGACACAAAGAATTACCCTGTTGGCGTTTACCTGTATCGTATTGTTATGGAAAACATTGAAGTGTTAAGCGGCAGAGTATCAAAACAAAAATATTAGACTTATCTAAACAATGCACTTACAACCCTTGACACTACAGACAATTTTATTATTCTTCCCGTTTCGTCCATTTTATTTCCTGTTTCGGTCTATCTCATTATGTTGATATCAACACAACATTGTAACATTGTTTTCAGAAACAAATATAAACGTTATGAGAAGCCTATTATTAATAGCAATTTTATCTATCACTACATTTACAATGTCATGCACAAAAAAAGAGAGTACTACCATCAGCACTACCGATGATAATCCAAACAATAGCAATGGAAACGGCGATGATAATCCCGGGAAAGACCAAACCAAACTGAGCTATCAACTCACCGCCACTAACACTTCGTCTTCCCTTGCAAAAGTAACGGCGGGTAATATTCAATGGACTTTTGCGGTAGCCAACCCACAGCAAGTAAAGTTCGAAGCAAAAAAAGGCACCACAGAAACAGAATATAAGTCTTCAAATTCAACTCCCATCAATCTGTTGACAACTACTGCTACAAGTTTTGGCACCTTTTCCATAGCAGCTGGCACATACACTGAATTAGAGCTAAAGATCCTGCTGAATACCAATGGTAATGCCCCATCCCTGAAACTGACGGGCACATTTGACAATGGCAATGTCTCATTACCTGTCGAAGTCATCATTGAGGACCTCGTGGAACTCAAAACCGAACAGCACAACGTAGATGTAACAACCTCGTTCGACTTTACTGCGATCACGTCGATAAGTCTCTCCTCCCTGTCCACGGGCATCACAGAGTCTGCAATAACAGGCGCAACAATGAGTAGCGGTACAATTATGATCTCAAAATCGTATAACAAATCACTTTACGACATTATTCTCAATAACCTCGCAAACATGAAACACCATGTTGAGGTAGAGACACATCATAAATAAACGCTTGGCTGTGTATTATAAAAGCCTGCCTAATGGCAGGCATTTTTGTGTGTCTGCATGGTTACTTCACCCCCTTCTTTATCACTCTGTTCACCAAGAAGAATAATACCAATGTGATACAGACCAGTGCTGCCCACACCTCAACCGGCGGGAAGGTGGTCATATCCAGGTTGAGAGTGAGCAGAAACTTGGCAACACGCACTTGTGCAAAAATGGCCAGAATACCTGCTACTACCATAGTAAGCACGATAATAATGACATACCTGAGATACATGAACTTACCCAGAAAGTAAGGACTATATCCCAGCAACACCAGTTTATGCAGGTTATCTTTGGCCTTTGCGACTGTCAGTTCTGCAAATAGCAGTAACACCATACCACTGATCACTAGTAACACTACTGAGAGCAGACCAATACCAATGGAAGCAGCGGTAACAATTGTCCTTAGCCTGCTTAATCTGAATAATTCGCCATTAGTTATATACCCTCTTTCATTAATAAAAGTGGTAAACAGTTCATCAGAAGGATCCGTCACCAGCACTATCAATCTTGACGGTTGTGTTATCGTTGTATCTGCGAGGTATTTATTACCATATTGAACAAAAGCCTGGGGCACCAGTATAGAACTGATACGGTCGGAGAAACCAACCACTCTTGCCTTAAAAGTCTCTTTATTATCCCCTTTCCCAACCGACAAATCAAAGAGCAGACTACTGATAGTAGCACGCGTTAATTGTGGTACTCCTTCATTAGGTGCATATCCGAAGTTATACAGATTCAGGAACTCAGTAGAAATAATAATAGGCACCTCTTTCGAAGTACGTTGCCAGTACCAGTCCAGCGGCTTGTTATCTATAAACCTGTCTGGAACAGACTCAATGAACAGGTTGGTAGAAAAACTCATATCCTTGCCTGTAAATGATACTTCTACCGGAAAATGCCCGGGCATAAATACACCCAGGTCCTTAACACCCGGCAATGCAGCAAGCGCCCTTATTTCTGTATTGGAGAATAAAGCTTGTTTTTGCTCAGTAATGACACCTTCATTAGGTATGGGTTTACTAACTGTAACATAGGTACCATGAATGCTGTCCTTATCATATTTACCTGATAATATATCCCTGAAACCTGTCCATACTATTATGGCATACAATAATAATACAGTACCCATACATAGTGTGATCAACGCAGGCCAGAGCCGTTTATTGCTTTGCGAGCGCAGCAAGAGTTTGCGTAACAATATTCTGCGTGGTCTCTGTTTCACAGCAATACCTTTTTATCGTACACAAAATCATCATTCTCTACTACTGATGTTACTATCAAACCGGCACGTGTATATGCAGTTATTTCTTTTATTAATGTAACTGCTCTTTGCCTGTTGTAAAAATCCAAATGACTGAACGGTTCGTCCATTAACAGCCATTCGAAAGGTTGTACCAGAGCACGAACAATAGCCACCCTTTGTTGTTCTCCTAAAGACAGAACAGAAACAGGAACTTCGAGCTTATCCTTCAGTCCGAGACGTACCAGCCATTTTTCTGCATCGTATGCGGGAACAGTATCTGTCAGGCGTCTTTTTACATCTACATTATCCCATACAGATAATTCATCGAATAAGCGGATATCCTGAAATACCATACTAATAGATGCGGCCCGAAGTTGCGATAGCTGTGCCTTTGATATTTCCTTCAGGTTATACGCACTCCAGTGGATAGTGCCGCCATAATCGCCACGGATACCATATAACATCTGCATCAGTAATGTTTTGCCGGAACCTGACGGGCCAAGCACCAGCACTTGCTCACCCTGGTTGAACACCATATCCTGCTCCCATACCGTAGCATTGTAGGCATTATGCTCTTCCTGTAAGGGTAGTGGTATTAAATGGCTGATGTTAAGTCGCATGAATAAAAAAAAAGAAGTTCTCTCCTGAACTATATATAACGTTAATTGTTCCCAAAAGTAATGAAGAATGTTGCCGAAACATAACCTACAGGTTTTGAAATTTGTTATATTTAAGTATGATAACCCGCCTGTTTGACATAGTACAAAAAAGAGCGCAGGAGCAACCCTCCTCCATTATGCTTGCTGCCAAAGAAAAAGGCAGTTGGCGGACATACAGCAGTGCTGAAACGTGGACCATGGCACGTGATCTATGCGGCGGATTACTTAGTCTTAACCTGAACAATAGCATACTTGAACCGGAGCAACAGGAAAAAATAGCCGTAATATCTCCTAACAGGCCAGAATGGATCATAACAGATATTGCCGTTCAGATGACCGGGGCAGTACTTACACCACTCTACCCGACCATCAGCCTGCATGAAATGGAATACATCCTTAACGAAGCAGGTATACGTATACTGTTTGTTGCAAACAAAGAACTATATGACCGTTTTAAACCTGCATTTGACAAAGTTGCCACATTGCGACATATCTATTCATTTGACCCAACAAGTGGCACTAATCACTGGCACGAGCTAATAAATGACCATACAGAGCCAGACCAGGGCATTATTGAAAGGATAACTGAAGATACGCTGGCTACGATCATATACACTTCGGGCACCACGGGTAACCCAAAGGGCGTAATGCTCAGCCATAAGAACATTGTAAGTAATGTTTATGATTCAATGCCTGCGTTCTCATTTGCTGAGCAAGGTGCCAGAACACTGAGTTTCCTGCCGCTGAACCATATTTTTGAACGCATGGTAACCTATATCTATATAGATGCCGGGCTTTCCATATACTATGCCGAAAGTATGGACACGATAGGCGAAAACCTGAAAGAGGTAAAGCCTTTGGTATTTACAACAGTACCGCGTTTGCTGGAAAAAGTATATGAGAAGATACTGGCCAATGGTATGGCACTAACAGGCATAAAACGCTGGTTATTCTTCTGGGCGCTGAAACTGGGTTTTAAATATGATAACGTTAATACTGGCAGTTGGTGGTATCGCTTCCAACTGATGCTGGCCAATAAACTTGTATTCAGTAAATGGCGGGAAGCACTTGGTAATAAAGTAAAGGCTATTGTTACAGGCTCTGCCCCTTGCCAGCCAAGGCTGATAAGAGTATTCACTGCCGCACAGATAGTGATCATGGAAGGGTACGGACTTACAGAAACTTCCCCTGTTGTATCGGTGAACAGATTTGAAAGTGAGGACAGGCGCATAGGCTCTATCGGCCCGTTGATAGATAATGTACAGGTAAAACTGGCAGAGGATGGCGAACTGTTGTGCAAAGGTAACAACATCATGATGGGTTACTATAAGCACCCGGAACTGACGGACGAAGTGATGACGGAAGATGGTTGGCTGAAAACAGGAGATATAGGAGAATGGGTAGAGGGCAGATTCCTGAAAATAACTGACCGTAAAAAAGAAATATTCAAAACTTCGGGCGGCAAGTATGTTGCACCACAGGTAATTGAGAACAAGCTGAAAGAAAGCCAGTTTATTGAACAGATGATCGTATTAGGTGCTAATCAGAAATTTGTGAGCGCATTGATAGTGCCCGGCTTCCCACACCTGCGTAGCTGGCTAAAGGCAAAAGGGCTTCCTGCACCGGAAAGCAATAAAGAGCTGATATCTATGCCTGAAGTTATCGATAAGATACAGCGGGTAATTGACAAGTATAACCCGCTGTTCAGTCATTCTGAACAGATAAAACGTTTCGTTCTGTTGCCCAAAGAATGGACCATTGATACAGGGGAACTGACACCTTCGCTAAAAATAAAACGGAAAGTGATATACGAAAAATACGCAGATGCTATTACGAGTATATATGGCAGCCCGGAATTCTAAAAACTAATGCCGATACTGTTTTTGAACAGTTTGACGGCAATGGCCAGCAGTATTACCCCGAAAAATTTACGCACTACCAGGATACCTGATGGCCCTAACAATCTTTCTATCAATTTTAGTGACTTTAAGATCACATATATAATAACAAGATTAATAAGTATAGCTATCAGGATATTATAAGCATGGTAAGTAGCTTTTAACGACATAATGGTGGTTAAAGTACCTGAGCCAGCTATCAGCGGAAAGGCAATAGGAACTATGCTACCCGACTTTTCCTCGCTATCGCTGCGAAAAAACTCCATACCCAGTACCATTTCAAGACCGAGGATGAATATCACAATGGAACCAGCAATAGCAAAAGAGCTGATATCCAACCCCATAAGGTTAAGCACAGCTTCACCCACAAAGAAGAACAGGAGCATGAGCAGACCGGAAACGAAAGTAGCCTGCACCGCACTGATATCGCCCATTTTCTTTTTCAGCGATAACAATACAGGCACAGAACCCAACATATCTATTACCGCAAAAAGCGTCAGTGAGACCGTAATGATCTCGGATAACATGATATTTTCAACTCCACCCATATGTTGGCGAAATTACAATTGTTTTTAAAGGTTTTCAGATGGCGTTCAGAATGCCTATTTTTACGCTTCAATTCACTAAATACAACAAATTATCCATATGTCTTTAAATAATTATGACCATAGCGCGGCTGAAAGATTTATGCGCTATGTACAGGTAGATACTCAGAGCGACCCGGAATCACCATCACAACCATCAACTGAAAAACAAAAAGACCTGAGCAGAATACTGGTAGACGAGTTGATAGCTCTAGGCATAACAGATGCAGAACTGGATGAACATGGATATGTTTATGCTACCATTCCTGCCACTACGGATAAAGATGTGCCTGTGATATGCTATTGCGCACACGTAGACACAGCACCGGATTGTAGCGGAACCGGCGTAAAACCAATACTACATAAGGCATGGGATGGCACTGACATTATACTGCCTGACGATAATAACGTTATTATCAGTACCAATGACCACCCCTACCTGAAAGAGCGTATCGGGGATGACATCATTACAGCATCAGGTACCACACTGCTGGGAGCAGATGACAAAGCCGGTGTTGCCATCATTATGGACCTGGCCAAATACCTGATGGCACACAAGGAAATCAAACATGGCAATATACGTATCCTGTTTACGCCGGACGAAGAGATAGGCCGCGGTGTTAATAAAGTAGACATGCACAAACTGGGTGCACAGTTCGGCTATACGCTGGATGGTGGAGAGCGCAACTACCTGGAGGGAGAATCATTTTCCGCTGATGGAGCTACCGTTACTTTTCATGGTATCAGTGCCCACCCCGGATATGCAAAAGGCAAAATGGTAAGCGCCATTAAAATAGCTGCCGACTTCATGGAGCAACTGCCCAAAGACAGTTGGAGCCCCGAAACAACGGAAGGCATGGAAGGTTATGTGCATGCTGTACATATTGAAGGGCTTATCGAAAAAACGACAATACAGTTCATCATACGTGACTTTGATACAGCCAAGCTGGCAGAACACGAAGACCGCCTGAAGAAGCTTGCAACCGACACGGTAGCCAAATATCCGGGAGCAACTATGGATTTTGTGGTAAAAGAGCAATACCGCAACATGAAAGAGATGCTGGATCAGTACCCATTTGTAATGGACTATGCTGAAGAAGCATATAAGATGGCTGGTCTCAACCCTACCCGCCTGAGCATTCGCGGCGGTACTGACGGTTCAAGGCTCTCTTTTATGGGTATGCCTTGTCCTAACATCTTTACCGGCGAAATGGGCATCCACTCTAAGCAGGAATATGTAAGTGTACAGGACATGGAAAAAGCAGTGGAAGTGTTAGTACATTTGGCACAGGTTTGGGAACAGAACAATTAACATACGACATTCAAACACATAACAGAATGAACCAGCAATTAAAAACAATACTGCTTACGGTATTAACACTATCAGTATTTACACTGGCGCTTGTAGAGCTTAGCGGAGTAAGCAGTACGGCCTTGTTTAATAAATACGGCATTGGAGAGGGAGGGAATGACCACAAACACTTCAATGAAAACGAGAGAGAGCAACGTGATAAGGAAATGAAAGCCATGCCAAAAACCATCATTTCGTTCGATGATACTAAGTACGATTTTGGCACCATAACAGAGGGTGAAAAGGTGATTCATTCATATCACTTTAAAAATACGGGCGACAACCCGTTATTCATATCAAATGCGGTTGCTTCCTGTGGCTGTACGGTACCTTCTTTCCCTAAAGAGCCCATACCACCGGGCGCAGAGGGAAATATTGAAGTAGAGTTTAATAGTACCAACCGTGTAGGCCAGCAAAGAAAAAATGTGTTGATATACAGTAATGGGCAGGAAGAAGCTATATCGATAGGATTTGTGGTAGAAGTTAAACCGAAATGAGTACAGTAAATATTACTATGGTGCAACGTATCAAAGACTACTTATCGCTGATAAAGTTCAGCCATACTGTCTTTGCACTACCCTTTGCGCTTATCGGTTTTGCATTGGCAGTTATTTACGAACAGTTCAACTTTGAATGGCACCTGCTGATAAAGATGTTACTGTGTATGATATTTGCCCGTACTGCTGCTATGGCTTTCAATCGCTACCTGGACAGGGATATTGACGCACTGAACCCCAGAACGGCTAAAAGGGAGATACCTGCAGGTGTTATCAATCCGCAAAATGCACTTTGGTTTGTTATAGGTAATTCCGTGTTGTTTATAGCTACTTGCTATGCTATCAACATGATGGTATTCTACCTATCGTTCGTGGCACTGTTCGTAATATTGTTTTACAGTTATACGAAACGTTTTACCGCACTGTGTCACCTTGTATTGGGGGTAGGGTTATCACTGGCACCGATCGGGGCATACCTTGTGGTAACAGGCTTCTTCTCCTGGTTGCCATTACTCTTTTCTGGCATTGTTATCACATGGGTATCCGGCTTTGACATTATCTACGCATTGCAGGATGAGGACTTTGACAGGAGTAATAAGTTGCACTCGATACCGGCGGCATTAGGTGTTAAAAACGCCTTGGGCGTTTCTACCCTGTTACATATAGTATCCGCACTACTTGTAATCATAGCCGGAGCCATGGCCAGTTTCAACTGGATATACTGGACAGGTGCGGGAATATTTATCGGGCTGCTGATATACCAGCACACACTTGTAAAACCTAACGACCTGAGCAAGGTAAACATAGCCTTTATGACCACCAACGGAATAGGCAGTATCGTATTTGCCATATTCACCATAGTTTCATTAATATTCTTATAGTATGAACATAGCGATAATCGGGTACGGAAAAATGGGTAAGACCATTGAACAGATAGCAACAGAAAGAGGACATAACATTGTGCTGAAGATCAGCTCATCTAACGTGGACGAACTGACTGTAGATAACCTGAAAAAGGCAGACGTAGCCATAGAAATGACGCAACCTGAAGCTGCTAAGAACAATGTGCTGTTGTGCCTGGAAGCAGGTGTACCTGTAACCAGCGGCACTACTGGTTGGAACAGTGATATTCCACTGGCACAACAGGCTGCAAAAAATAATAATACCG encodes the following:
- a CDS encoding ATP-binding cassette domain-containing protein translates to MRLNISHLIPLPLQEEHNAYNATVWEQDMVFNQGEQVLVLGPSGSGKTLLMQMLYGIRGDYGGTIHWSAYNLKEISKAQLSQLRAASISMVFQDIRLFDELSVWDNVDVKRRLTDTVPAYDAEKWLVRLGLKDKLEVPVSVLSLGEQQRVAIVRALVQPFEWLLMDEPFSHLDFYNRQRAVTLIKEITAYTRAGLIVTSVVENDDFVYDKKVLL
- a CDS encoding long-chain fatty acid--CoA ligase; the protein is MITRLFDIVQKRAQEQPSSIMLAAKEKGSWRTYSSAETWTMARDLCGGLLSLNLNNSILEPEQQEKIAVISPNRPEWIITDIAVQMTGAVLTPLYPTISLHEMEYILNEAGIRILFVANKELYDRFKPAFDKVATLRHIYSFDPTSGTNHWHELINDHTEPDQGIIERITEDTLATIIYTSGTTGNPKGVMLSHKNIVSNVYDSMPAFSFAEQGARTLSFLPLNHIFERMVTYIYIDAGLSIYYAESMDTIGENLKEVKPLVFTTVPRLLEKVYEKILANGMALTGIKRWLFFWALKLGFKYDNVNTGSWWYRFQLMLANKLVFSKWREALGNKVKAIVTGSAPCQPRLIRVFTAAQIVIMEGYGLTETSPVVSVNRFESEDRRIGSIGPLIDNVQVKLAEDGELLCKGNNIMMGYYKHPELTDEVMTEDGWLKTGDIGEWVEGRFLKITDRKKEIFKTSGGKYVAPQVIENKLKESQFIEQMIVLGANQKFVSALIVPGFPHLRSWLKAKGLPAPESNKELISMPEVIDKIQRVIDKYNPLFSHSEQIKRFVLLPKEWTIDTGELTPSLKIKRKVIYEKYADAITSIYGSPEF
- a CDS encoding MarC family protein translates to MLSEIITVSLTLFAVIDMLGSVPVLLSLKKKMGDISAVQATFVSGLLMLLFFFVGEAVLNLMGLDISSFAIAGSIVIFILGLEMVLGMEFFRSDSEEKSGSIVPIAFPLIAGSGTLTTIMSLKATYHAYNILIAILINLVIIYVILKSLKLIERLLGPSGILVVRKFFGVILLAIAVKLFKNSIGISF
- the pepT gene encoding peptidase T gives rise to the protein MSLNNYDHSAAERFMRYVQVDTQSDPESPSQPSTEKQKDLSRILVDELIALGITDAELDEHGYVYATIPATTDKDVPVICYCAHVDTAPDCSGTGVKPILHKAWDGTDIILPDDNNVIISTNDHPYLKERIGDDIITASGTTLLGADDKAGVAIIMDLAKYLMAHKEIKHGNIRILFTPDEEIGRGVNKVDMHKLGAQFGYTLDGGERNYLEGESFSADGATVTFHGISAHPGYAKGKMVSAIKIAADFMEQLPKDSWSPETTEGMEGYVHAVHIEGLIEKTTIQFIIRDFDTAKLAEHEDRLKKLATDTVAKYPGATMDFVVKEQYRNMKEMLDQYPFVMDYAEEAYKMAGLNPTRLSIRGGTDGSRLSFMGMPCPNIFTGEMGIHSKQEYVSVQDMEKAVEVLVHLAQVWEQNN
- a CDS encoding DUF1573 domain-containing protein, producing the protein MNQQLKTILLTVLTLSVFTLALVELSGVSSTALFNKYGIGEGGNDHKHFNENEREQRDKEMKAMPKTIISFDDTKYDFGTITEGEKVIHSYHFKNTGDNPLFISNAVASCGCTVPSFPKEPIPPGAEGNIEVEFNSTNRVGQQRKNVLIYSNGQEEAISIGFVVEVKPK
- a CDS encoding UbiA family prenyltransferase — translated: MVQRIKDYLSLIKFSHTVFALPFALIGFALAVIYEQFNFEWHLLIKMLLCMIFARTAAMAFNRYLDRDIDALNPRTAKREIPAGVINPQNALWFVIGNSVLFIATCYAINMMVFYLSFVALFVILFYSYTKRFTALCHLVLGVGLSLAPIGAYLVVTGFFSWLPLLFSGIVITWVSGFDIIYALQDEDFDRSNKLHSIPAALGVKNALGVSTLLHIVSALLVIIAGAMASFNWIYWTGAGIFIGLLIYQHTLVKPNDLSKVNIAFMTTNGIGSIVFAIFTIVSLIFL